CATCTTTGAGCAGTTCGCGGTACAACCTATCCCGCAGGTGGCGGCTCGTCACGTACTTGCCGTCCTTGCCCGCGAAGGGGCTGTCGTTGACCATAAAGCGCATTTCCATCGTGGGCTCGCCTATCTTGACGAAAGGCACGGGCTCCACGGCGTCCACCGCGCAGACCGTATTGCCGATGGTGATGTCGGCGATGCCCGAGAAGCACACGATGTCGCCCACCTTGGCCTCGGTGACGGGCACGCGCCTCAGACCGTCTATCTGCATGAGAGTGACGATCTTGCTGCGGTAGGGTTGCACGGTGTCGTGGTAGTCGCACACCACGCATTGGTCGCCCGTGCGCACCACGCCGCGCTCGACGCGGCCGATGCCGATACGCCCCACGTAGTCGTTGTAGTCGATGCTACTGACCAGCACCTGCATCTTGCCGTTCTCGTCCCCTTGGGGCGGGTCGATGTAGTTCACGATGGTCTCGAAGAGGTCGGTGAGGTCGGGCTTTTGCTCCACGGTCATGGACGAGGTGCCCATACGCCCCGAGCAGTAGACCACGGGGCTCATAAATTGCTCGTCGGTGGCGTTGAGGTCGATAAGCAAATTGAGTATTTCGTCCACCACTCTGTCGGGCTCTGCGTCGGGGCGATCCACCTTGTTGACGCAGATGATGATCTTGTGGTTGAGTTCCAACGCCTTTTGCAGGACGAAGCGCGTCTGCGGCATAGGTCCTTCCACGGCATCCACCAAAAGCAAAACGCCGTCCACCATCTTGAGCACGCGCTCCACCTCGCCCGAAAAATCGGCGTGTCCGGGGGTGTCGATAATGTTGATTTTGACGTCTTTGTAGTAGGCCGCGGTGTTTTTGGCCAAAATGGTGATGCCGCGCTCGCGTTCCAAATCGTTGCTGTCCATCACGCGGTCCGCCACCTGCTGATTGGCGCGGAAAATGCCGCCCTGTTTGAGCATTTCGTCCACCAAGGTGGTCTTGCCGTGGTCGACGTGGGCGATAATTGCTATGTTGCGTAAATCGTTGCGAATCATATCTTCCTTTGTCCTTTGGATAATGCTATCCTATCCCTATATCGTAATATACATACATACTATAAACGCACGGGCGCAAAAAAGCAACAAAATGAAAACCCTTCGCCGCATTTTTTTGCGCGGGCGAAGGGCGACGCACTACGTCGGCAAGGCGAAGTAAAGCACCTTTTGGGTGCGATATGCCCGCCGGTGTGCGTGAGGGATATAAGAGTATGACGTCCGAAGCTATTGCAAAAACTTTATTGCGAAGCGGATCCGCTTGACGGGTGGGCCGCCGTTAGTCGTTTCGCTCTTTGCCGTGGGCAAGGGGCAGGGCAAACCAGAAGGTGGAGCCTGCGCCCACCTTGCTTTCTACGCCGAAGTCGGCGTCGTGGCGCTCCAGCACGGTGCGGACGATAGAGAGGCCCAATCCGGTACCTACCACGCTGCGCTTGTGTTCGGCGGCACGGTAGTAGCGCTGCCATATATGGCGCAGTTGCTCTTCGTCCATACCGTCGCCCGTGTCACGCACGCGGAAGGTGACGCGGTCGCC
This window of the Clostridia bacterium genome carries:
- the typA gene encoding translational GTPase TypA, giving the protein MIRNDLRNIAIIAHVDHGKTTLVDEMLKQGGIFRANQQVADRVMDSNDLERERGITILAKNTAAYYKDVKINIIDTPGHADFSGEVERVLKMVDGVLLLVDAVEGPMPQTRFVLQKALELNHKIIICVNKVDRPDAEPDRVVDEILNLLIDLNATDEQFMSPVVYCSGRMGTSSMTVEQKPDLTDLFETIVNYIDPPQGDENGKMQVLVSSIDYNDYVGRIGIGRVERGVVRTGDQCVVCDYHDTVQPYRSKIVTLMQIDGLRRVPVTEAKVGDIVCFSGIADITIGNTVCAVDAVEPVPFVKIGEPTMEMRFMVNDSPFAGKDGKYVTSRHLRDRLYRELLKDVSLRVEDGETTEVFIVKGRGEMHLSVLIETMRREGYEFAVSMPKVLYQYDENGQKLEPIEQLIVDVPSESVGAVMEKIGSRKGELINMSPLNSRIRAEFKVPSRGLIGYKNEFLTDTKGEGVMNTLFYGYEPYKGEIVRRNVGSLIAYETGECSTYGLFNAQDRGPLFVEPNVPVYEGMIVGYTTRNEDIVVNVCKKKHVTNMRSAASDEALRLVSPRRLSLEEMLEFLSEDEILEVTPKNLRMRKITMNNSMRMKEIFRNKPQS